The following coding sequences are from one Eucalyptus grandis isolate ANBG69807.140 chromosome 11, ASM1654582v1, whole genome shotgun sequence window:
- the LOC104425071 gene encoding ethylene-insensitive protein 2: protein MESETASTNHLAVGLHRVLPAFLPAFLISVGYIDPGKWAANVEGGARYGVDLVTFMLIFNLAAILCQYLSAQIGVVTKRDLAEICSDEYDRCVCVLLGIQMEFSMIASDLSMIVGMAHALNLLLGVDLFSCIFLTAIDAVFYPLFANLLENCKAKLLCVCITCFLICAFVFGVLVSQAEIPQNMNGMPTVFSGESIFMLMGLLGSSILPQNFYLHSALVQHYWAEPKFSIGSLIHDHLFAIICAFSCIYLASCALMSSAANVFYSAGPVLLTFQDALTLVEQVFGSPIAPFLFLLVLFSSSQATALTWNISGEVILHNFLMVDIPSWLHRASIRILAIIPAIYCVWNSGAEGLYQLLIFTQVVVALLLPSCVVPLFRVASSRTVMGVHKISQVMEFLVLMTSIGMLGLKIIFVWEMIFGSSDWASNLRWNVGSNSSYLYVVLVITSCASLGLMLWLVATPLKSASLQTNAQAWNWDLRRKTEIYTEREESDFGRVGYLAEEHSQELDVSPLPRNSVASVVTSEVDLRMTESDQERSLMTVDEKQPNIAMNSQTCSSEIPTSVTQCMPHLAASKEISETKATTIEVIESVEPVEKTVGVEVDLPTEKDDGKDSWQGKEPSKGALGSTPTIPEAPGSFRSLSGKSDDSGNGAGSLSRLAGLGRAARRQLAATLEEFWGQLYDYHGVVTLEARAKKYDLLLGVDAKVVASTIKMDTCGLDSSAYFPSLVGRGSDPFMSPSMFDSPEQQRVQSGRESPYGSQRGSSSPWSNQMQLLSAYAQSSHRGVDAGERRYSSLRLPPSSDGWDNQPATVHGYQIKSYLNRIATEKSSDCFNGQGDLPISPSLPLGPTSYKDSNAFTLGQKSQNGLSPVQTSFQNVAVSGNRLMHPERQNYEHFSPNPSQSVLASANEKKYRSLPDISGVSVFNRTSGSAKNARWDTSIGYGPSVNRPSYESSVFSSSISRGGLLVDEPSPSSRYRDTLSMQMTSNSDTSSLWSRQPFEQFGVADKSRTLGSIGSRSSPFSREITSAVDAEAMLLQSLRHCILKLLKLEGSDWLFKNSCGADEDLIDKVAAREKFLYELENREMNIPSLKNEEFGLASSAIASIPHCGEECIYRADLVISFGVWCVHKVLDLSLMESRPELWGKYTYVLNRLQGIIEPAFLKPRTPMSPCFCLQIPGVNFHQVPSPAVGNNDSLPLVAKTTRGKCTTAAMLLEIVKEVENSISGRKGRTGTAAGDVAFPKGKENLASVLKRYKRRLSNKPVGSQEGVRKIPHSASYVS from the exons ATGGAATCTGAAACTGCAAGTACAAACCATTTGGCTGTTGGCCTTCATCGCGTGCTGCCAGCTTTCCTACCGGCATTTCTAATTTCAGTTGGATACATCGACCCTGGAAAGTGGGCTGCTAATGTCGAAGGAGGTGCTCGATATGGGGTTGATCTTGTAACATTTATGCTTATTTTCAATTTGGCGGCAATTCTGTGTCAGTACCTGTCAGCCCAAATCGGTGTGGTCACTAAGAGAGATCTTGCTGAG ATATGCAGTGATGAGTATGACAGGTGTGTATGCGTTCTATTGGGGATTCAGATGGAGTTTTCTATGATTGCATCGGACCTCTCTATg ATTGTGGGAATGGCACACGCACTAAATCTTCTTCTCGGGGTGGATTTGTTCAGTTGCATTTTTTTGACTGCGATAGATGCTGTCTTCTACCCTCTTTTTGCAAACCTCCTG GAGAACTGCAAGGCCAAACTCCTATGTGTATGCATTACATGCTTCTTAATCTGTGCTTTTGTTTTTGGAGTACTGGTAAGTCAAGCAGAAATCCCTCAAAACATGAATGGGATGCCTACTGTATTTAGTGGGGAGAGTATATTTATGCTGATGGGTCTTCTTGGATCAAGTATACTGCCTCAGAATTTTTACCTCCATTCTGCTCTAgttcag CATTACTGGGCAGAGCCAAAATTTTCTATTGGTTCCCTGATTCATGACCACCTATTTGCCATTATATGCGCATTCAGTTGCATTTATCTGGCGAGTTGTGCATTGATGAGTTCAGCTGCAAATGTATTCTATAGTGCAGGCCCTGTTTTGCTTACTTTTCAGGATGCACTGACCTTAGTGGAGCAG GTATTTGGGAGTCCAATtgcaccttttctttttctactggTTTTGTTCAGCTCTAGTCAAGCTACAGCTTTAACCTGGAATATAAGTGGAGAAGTGATCTTGCATAATTTCTTGATGGTGGACATCCCGAGCTGGCTTCACCGTGCTTCAATCAGAATTCTAGCCATCATTCCTGCTATTTATTGTGTATGGAATTCCGGGGCTGAGGGGTTGTACCAATTACTCATTTTTACGCAGGTTGTGGTAGCTCTGCTGCTCCCCTCCTGTGTAGTCCCTCTTTTTCGTGTTGCCTCATCCAGAACAGTGATGGGTGTCCACAAAATCTCTCAGGTTATGGAGTTCTTGGTTCTGATGACATCTATTGGAATGCTTGGCTTGAAGATTATATTTGTGTGGGAGATGATCTTTGGAAGTAGTGATTGGGCCAGTAATTTGAGATGGAATGTCGGCAGTAATTCATCTTACCTCTATGTTGTCCTTGTTATCACTTCTTGTGCATCATTGGGTTTGATGCTATGGCTAGTAGCTACACCTTTAAAATCTGCGAGTTTGCAGACAAATGCACAGGCATGGAATTGGGATTTACGAAGGAAAACCGAGATTTATACTGAGAGAGAGGAGTCTGATTTTGGTAGAGTTGGGTATTTAGCAGAAGAACACAGCCAAGAGCTGGATGTATCTCCTTTACCTCGGAACTCTGTTGCATCAGTAGTGACTTCTGAGGTCGATTTACGAATGACAGAATCTGATCAGGAGCGCAGTTTGATGACTGTAGATGAGAAGCAGCCTAACATTGCAATGAACTCACAAACATGCTCTTCTGAAATACCGACTTCGGTGACACAATGCATGCCGCACTTAGCTGCATCAAAGGAGATTTCTGAAACTAAGGCCACAACGATTGAGGTGATTGAATCAGTTGAACCTGTTGAGAAGACTGTGGGAGTTGAGGTAGACCTCCCGACTGAAAAGGATGATGGAAAAGATTCCTGGCAAGGCAAGGAACCATCCAAAGGAGCTTTGGGGAGCACTCCAACTATACCCGAGGCTCCAGGATCATTCAGGAGTCTCAGTGGCAAAAGTGATGATAGTGGAAATGGTGCGGGTAGTCTTTCGAGATTAGCAGGGTTAGGGCGTGCTGCAAGGCGTCAATTAGCCGCCACTCTCGAGGAATTTTGGGGACAGCTTTATGactatcatggagtagtaactCTAGAAGCAAGAGCTAAAAAGTATGATCTGTTGCTTGGGGTTGATGCGAAGGTCGTTGCTTCAACGATCAAAATGGACACATGTGGGTTGGACTCTTCTGCATATTTCCCTTCATTGGTTGGAAGAGGATCTGATCCATTTATGAGCCCAAGTATGTTTGATTCTCCCGAGCAACAGAGGGTACAGAGTGGCCGAGAGTCACCTTATGGTTCTCAAAGGGGATCTTCTTCTCCATGGTCCAACCAAATGCAGTTGTTAAGTGCATATGCTCAAAGTTCTCACCGTGGAGTAGACGCTGGCGAGAGGCGTTATTCTAGTTTGCGTCTTCCTCCCTCTTCTGATGGGTGGGATAATCAGCCTGCCACGGTTCATGGTTATCAGATAAAATCATATCTCAATCGGATTGCAACTGAAAAAAGTTCTGATTGTTTTAACGGCCAGGGTGATCTGCCGATCTCACCATCCTTGCCCTTGGGCCCGACCAGCTACAAGGACTCTAATGCTTTTACTTTGGGGCAAAAATCACAGAATGGGCTGAGCCCTGTACAGACATCCTTTCAGAATGTTGCGGTTTCTGGAAACAGATTAATGCATCCAGAGAGACAAAATTATGAGCATTTCTCTCCTAATCCTTCCCAGAGTGTGCTGGCTTCGGCCAATGAGAAGAAGTACCGTAGTTTGCCTGATATTTCTGGAGTGTCTGTCTTTAATCGTACTTCAGGTTCTGCCAAGAATGCTCGGTGGGACACTTCCATTGGATATGGTCCATCTGTAAATAGACCGAGTTATGAATCATCAGTATTCTCTAGTTCTATATCTAGAGGGGGCCTGTTGGTTGATGAGCCCTCTCCATCTAGCAGATATCGAGATACGTTGTCTATGCAGATGACATCAAACTCAGATACTTCATCCCTCTGGTCAAGACAGCCTTTTGAGCAGTTTGGTGTTGCTGATAAAAGTCGGACGTTGGGCAGCATAGGAAGTAGGTCAAGCCCATTTTCTAGAGAAATTACTTCTGCTGTGGATGCTGAGGCCATGCTTCTCCAGTCCTTGAGACATTGCATTTTGAAACTCCTGAAGTTGGAGGGATCCGACTGGCTGTTTAAGAACAGTTGCGGTGCTGACGAGGATCTAATTGACAAGGTTGCTGCTAGGGAGAAATTTCTTTATGAGCTCGAGAACAGGGAGATGAACATCCCTTCATTGAAGAATGAAGAGTTTGGTCTTGCCAGTTCTGCGATTGCATCTATTCCTCATTGTGGCGAAGAGTGTATCTATAGAGCTGATCTTGTAATAAGCTTTGGTGTGTGGTGTGTACACAAGGTTCTTGATCTGTCGCTCATGGAAAGCCGGCCAGAGCTATGGGGAAAATATACTTACGTACTTAACCGACTTCAG